The following proteins are encoded in a genomic region of Dokdonia donghaensis DSW-1:
- the kbl gene encoding glycine C-acetyltransferase, with amino-acid sequence MYGSIQQHLQKELAEIKDAGLYKKERIITSPQDAVITISTGEEVINFCANNYLGLSSHPEVIQAAKDTMDTHGFGMSSVRFICGTQDIHKELEQRIAKFYGTEDTILYAAAFDANGGVFEPLLGKEDAIISDSLNHASIIDGVRLCKAARYRYANNDMADLEEQLKKANENGARHKIIVTDGVFSMDGLVAPLDEICDLADKYDALVMIDECHATGFIGERGIGTLEEKGVLGRVDIITGTLGKALGGAMGGYTTAKKEVIEILRQRSRPYLFSNSLAPAIVGASIKVLDLLEKDTSLRDKLAENTAYFKKGMKKAGFDIIDGDSAIVPVMLYDAKLSQDMADALLEEGIYVIGFFFPVVPKGKARIRVQLSAAHSIEHLDAAIAAFTKVGKDLKVI; translated from the coding sequence ATGTACGGTAGTATACAACAACACTTACAAAAAGAACTTGCAGAAATTAAAGATGCAGGACTATATAAAAAAGAGCGCATTATCACATCTCCTCAAGATGCGGTAATCACAATTTCTACAGGAGAAGAGGTAATAAACTTTTGTGCAAATAACTATTTAGGGCTGTCATCACACCCAGAAGTAATACAGGCTGCAAAGGACACTATGGATACTCACGGTTTTGGGATGAGTTCTGTACGTTTTATTTGTGGTACACAAGACATACATAAAGAATTAGAGCAGCGTATTGCCAAATTTTATGGAACAGAAGATACCATATTATATGCTGCAGCCTTTGATGCAAATGGTGGTGTTTTTGAGCCGCTACTAGGTAAGGAAGATGCGATTATATCTGACTCGCTTAATCACGCTTCTATAATAGACGGGGTACGCCTTTGTAAAGCTGCTAGATATCGCTATGCAAATAATGATATGGCAGATCTAGAAGAGCAACTTAAAAAAGCAAATGAAAATGGTGCTCGCCACAAAATTATAGTTACAGATGGTGTGTTCTCAATGGACGGTCTTGTTGCTCCACTAGATGAGATTTGTGATCTAGCAGATAAGTATGACGCTCTTGTAATGATAGATGAATGTCACGCTACAGGTTTTATAGGTGAGCGCGGTATAGGTACGCTAGAAGAAAAAGGTGTTTTAGGTCGTGTAGATATTATTACTGGCACATTAGGTAAGGCACTAGGTGGCGCAATGGGAGGATATACAACTGCAAAAAAAGAGGTTATAGAAATACTACGCCAGCGTAGTCGTCCTTACTTATTTTCAAATTCTCTTGCTCCAGCCATTGTAGGTGCTTCAATAAAAGTCTTAGATTTATTAGAAAAAGACACTTCTTTACGAGATAAGCTAGCAGAAAACACAGCATATTTCAAAAAAGGAATGAAAAAAGCGGGTTTTGATATTATAGATGGAGACTCTGCAATTGTTCCTGTAATGCTCTATGATGCAAAGCTCTCTCAAGATATGGCAGACGCACTTTTAGAAGAAGGTATATATGTGATAGGCTTCTTCTTCCCCGTGGTACCAAAGGGAAAGGCACGCATTCGTGTACAATTGAGTGCTGCTCATTCTATTGAACATCTTGATGCTGCGATAGCAGCTTTTACAAAAGTGGGAAAAGATTTAAAAGTAATTTAA
- a CDS encoding OmpA family protein produces the protein MKHLSRFLVAALMILALGSVNAQDANNPWAISVGANAIDTYPVGDAIDGVPGAGELRGNLFEEFYNVEDHWSIVPSVSYVNVSRYLGDGFTFGVSGSLNRIDKLGDSRPRNELQYYGADGDFSYSLRDLINGEGGWFDPSLSVGAGYTWVESSLDGELGGFGTANAAAGVKIWLGENFNIGLQSKYKHAFEDDGIKHFQHVAAVGIVFGGKDTDGDGIYDKDDACPEVAGLPEFDGCPDSDGDGIQDSKDACPTVAGLAEFDGCPDTDGDGIPDPKDACPTVAGIAALGGCPDADGDGIKDADDTCPNEAGPRANNGCPYQDKDGDGVLDKDDECPDVAGTVANNGCPEVSVEVLNDLNVETKKVLFDYNKASIRTESYATLDKVASVMMEYPTTRFLIEGHTDDRGRDAYNLNLSDQRAASVRSYLTGKGIPASRLESKGFGEARPVASNKTAAGRQENRRVELSILEQ, from the coding sequence ATGAAACATCTTAGCAGATTTTTAGTTGCAGCACTTATGATTCTTGCTTTAGGATCAGTGAATGCACAAGACGCAAACAATCCTTGGGCTATCTCAGTCGGAGCAAACGCAATTGACACATACCCAGTAGGTGACGCAATAGACGGAGTTCCTGGAGCTGGTGAATTAAGAGGAAACTTATTTGAAGAATTCTACAATGTTGAAGATCACTGGAGCATCGTACCTTCAGTTTCTTATGTAAACGTTTCTCGCTACTTAGGAGATGGTTTCACATTTGGAGTATCTGGTTCATTAAACAGAATTGACAAATTAGGAGATTCAAGACCAAGAAATGAATTACAATACTACGGAGCTGATGGAGATTTCTCTTATAGCTTAAGAGACCTTATCAATGGTGAAGGTGGATGGTTTGATCCTTCTCTTTCTGTTGGTGCTGGTTATACGTGGGTAGAAAGTTCACTAGACGGTGAGTTAGGTGGATTTGGAACTGCAAATGCTGCTGCCGGAGTTAAAATTTGGTTAGGAGAAAACTTCAATATTGGTTTACAATCTAAATATAAGCACGCTTTTGAAGATGACGGAATCAAGCACTTTCAACACGTTGCTGCTGTAGGTATTGTTTTCGGAGGAAAAGATACAGACGGTGATGGGATATATGACAAAGATGATGCTTGTCCAGAAGTTGCAGGTCTTCCTGAGTTTGACGGATGTCCAGACTCTGACGGTGACGGTATCCAAGATTCTAAAGATGCTTGTCCTACTGTTGCTGGTTTAGCAGAGTTTGATGGTTGTCCTGATACAGACGGTGATGGTATTCCTGATCCTAAGGATGCTTGTCCTACTGTTGCTGGTATCGCTGCTTTAGGTGGTTGTCCAGATGCAGATGGTGATGGTATCAAAGATGCTGATGATACTTGTCCAAATGAGGCAGGACCACGTGCTAACAACGGATGTCCTTACCAAGATAAAGACGGTGACGGTGTACTAGATAAAGATGATGAGTGTCCAGACGTTGCAGGAACTGTAGCAAACAATGGATGTCCAGAAGTATCTGTAGAAGTTCTTAATGATCTTAACGTTGAAACTAAAAAAGTACTTTTTGATTACAACAAAGCATCAATCAGAACTGAATCTTATGCGACTCTTGATAAGGTAGCATCAGTAATGATGGAGTACCCAACAACTCGTTTCCTTATCGAAGGTCACACTGATGATAGAGGACGTGATGCATATAACTTAAATCTTTCTGACCAGAGAGCTGCTTCAGTAAGAAGCTACTTAACAGGAAAAGGAATCCCAGCGTCTCGTTTAGAATCTAAAGGATTTGGTGAAGCTAGACCAGTTGCTTCAAATAAAACTGCTGCAGGACGTCAAGAAAACAGACGTGTTGAGCTTTCTATTTTAGAGCAATAG
- a CDS encoding PD-(D/E)XK nuclease family protein, with product MQSFIDVVLEEESVTDTDNLIFILPSRRAGNTLRKKIAQRAHKTSFAPQIFSIEEFISHITGLKSASNVDLIFNLFESYTEVVEKEKLVSFQTFCGWAQSILSDFNEIDRFLLDQKKVFNHLKDIKELSDHWSSSTNEIVVNYIDFWNNLLQIYTVFCEKSLSIDAVHQGYIYRQAVEVIEHYISSSTQVRHVFLGFNALNTAEQQIIQAILASGNSEIYWDTEKSFIKNPYHETNLFIKKYKRDWAYYSANDFSWSFDNYSTSKNINTYACSQDVLQAKTLGTILEKTSQDALSKTAIILGDEALLLPVLNALPTHIHKVNITMGIPIGKTPTASFFEQLLSLKKNPQTNGYYYKDVLKVLRNPITQALLKETATTLQQEIISKNLIYVSTGVLLNTVNQEHLNIAKTLFLEWNDNPKLAVSNCLQIISELRTIYDETQNSLQVEYLYGFYVAFNKLKTLMEVREHISDISTFILFYRDIISSETIDLKGDPDQGLQIMGVLESRVLDYDHVILTSVNEGILPSGKSQNSYIPYDLKKLYDLPTYSEKDAVYAYHFYHLLHRASTVDLLYTTHSSGLGSSEQSRFIRQIEEEGIHNLTKYTVTPASHSTSKKSQVIAKTPEVVIKLSQFLKRGISPSALTTYLRNPVLFYERYILGIDSSDEVEETVAANTMGTIVHNTLEELYKPHIGIVLTEDILKDLIKGIEQEVRNQFKSEYGLTHIQEGKNKIIYAVICRYVHNYLKREISLLKKGDTVIIQAVEDDLRDISLTDTITLRGKVDLLEQRNGHLNIIDYKTGKVTQTDLNLKSYEDLLLPEGKFEKAFQVLMYAFMLNKKKPLQFPVNAGIISFKNLQSGFLPFKYNRNQEITADTLLEFEAVLKRLVKEILDPSIPFTER from the coding sequence ATGCAAAGTTTTATAGACGTCGTACTAGAAGAGGAAAGTGTAACAGATACAGATAATCTCATATTTATTTTACCTAGCCGAAGAGCTGGTAATACACTTAGAAAGAAAATAGCTCAGAGAGCACATAAAACTTCATTTGCTCCACAAATTTTCTCAATTGAAGAATTTATATCCCACATAACAGGATTAAAATCTGCGAGCAATGTAGACTTAATATTTAATCTCTTTGAAAGTTATACAGAAGTTGTAGAGAAGGAAAAGCTAGTAAGCTTCCAAACTTTCTGTGGCTGGGCTCAATCTATATTGAGTGACTTTAATGAAATAGATCGGTTTTTGCTGGATCAAAAAAAAGTCTTTAACCACCTTAAAGATATAAAGGAACTATCAGATCATTGGTCTTCATCTACAAATGAGATAGTTGTAAATTATATAGACTTCTGGAACAACTTACTTCAGATTTACACAGTCTTTTGCGAGAAATCACTTAGTATTGATGCTGTCCATCAAGGGTATATTTATAGACAAGCTGTAGAGGTTATAGAGCATTATATATCTTCATCTACTCAGGTAAGACACGTTTTTCTAGGCTTTAATGCGCTTAATACTGCAGAACAACAAATTATACAGGCCATACTAGCCTCAGGAAATTCGGAAATTTATTGGGATACAGAAAAGTCATTTATTAAAAACCCATATCACGAGACTAATCTCTTTATAAAGAAATACAAGCGAGACTGGGCATATTACAGCGCCAATGACTTTTCTTGGAGCTTTGATAATTATAGTACTTCAAAAAATATAAATACTTATGCCTGCTCACAAGATGTCCTACAGGCCAAAACTCTAGGAACTATTCTTGAAAAAACATCTCAAGACGCACTTTCCAAAACTGCTATCATTCTAGGAGACGAGGCATTATTATTACCTGTACTTAACGCACTACCTACACACATCCATAAAGTAAATATTACGATGGGTATTCCAATAGGTAAAACCCCGACAGCTTCATTTTTTGAGCAACTGCTTAGTTTAAAAAAGAATCCACAGACTAATGGGTACTATTACAAGGATGTTTTAAAAGTACTACGCAATCCCATTACTCAGGCATTACTAAAAGAAACAGCCACAACATTACAACAAGAGATTATATCTAAAAACCTCATTTATGTCTCTACAGGCGTATTACTAAATACTGTTAACCAAGAGCACCTAAATATTGCCAAGACCTTATTTCTAGAGTGGAATGATAACCCAAAACTCGCAGTATCAAATTGTCTTCAAATCATTAGTGAGTTAAGAACTATATACGACGAAACTCAAAACAGTTTACAAGTAGAGTATCTCTATGGGTTTTATGTAGCTTTTAATAAGTTAAAAACACTTATGGAAGTAAGAGAGCATATAAGTGATATCTCAACATTTATTCTCTTCTATCGTGATATTATATCTTCAGAAACTATAGATCTTAAAGGTGATCCAGATCAAGGTTTACAAATTATGGGAGTCTTAGAGTCTCGTGTGCTAGATTATGATCACGTAATCCTCACCTCTGTTAACGAGGGAATACTACCTTCTGGTAAGAGCCAAAACTCCTACATACCTTACGATCTTAAAAAGCTATATGATTTACCTACATATTCAGAAAAAGATGCAGTATATGCTTATCACTTTTACCATCTTTTACATAGGGCTTCTACTGTAGATCTATTATATACAACTCATAGTAGCGGACTAGGAAGTAGTGAGCAAAGTCGTTTTATAAGACAGATAGAAGAAGAAGGAATTCATAACCTTACTAAATATACAGTTACACCTGCATCACACAGTACAAGCAAAAAGTCGCAAGTGATAGCAAAAACACCAGAGGTGGTTATAAAATTATCACAGTTTCTCAAAAGAGGCATATCTCCCTCTGCACTTACCACCTATTTACGCAATCCAGTGCTATTTTACGAGCGCTATATTCTCGGTATAGATAGTAGCGATGAGGTAGAAGAAACCGTTGCAGCAAATACAATGGGTACCATAGTACACAACACGCTAGAGGAACTCTATAAACCACACATAGGTATTGTACTTACAGAAGATATTTTAAAAGATCTCATTAAAGGTATTGAGCAAGAGGTACGTAATCAATTCAAATCAGAATACGGTCTCACTCATATACAAGAAGGTAAAAATAAGATCATCTACGCGGTTATATGTCGCTATGTTCACAATTACCTAAAAAGAGAGATATCCTTGCTTAAAAAGGGCGATACTGTCATAATACAAGCGGTAGAAGATGATTTACGTGATATATCCCTCACAGATACTATTACTCTAAGAGGTAAGGTAGATCTTTTAGAACAACGCAACGGTCACCTCAACATTATAGATTATAAAACCGGTAAAGTAACACAAACCGATCTCAACTTAAAGTCTTATGAAGACTTGCTCCTGCCTGAAGGTAAATTTGAAAAAGCATTCCAAGTGCTTATGTATGCATTTATGCTTAACAAAAAGAAGCCTCTTCAGTTTCCCGTAAATGCGGGAATAATATCTTTCAAAAATCTACAGTCAGGCTTTCTACCATTTAAATACAATAGAAACCAAGAGATCACAGCAGACACCCTTTTGGAGTTTGAGGCTGTTTTAAAAAGATTGGTAAAAGAAATATTAGACCCTTCTATTCCCTTTACAGAAAGGTAG
- a CDS encoding universal stress protein has protein sequence MKNILVPIGSSKSAVNTLQYAIDLAQEVDANVYVISVFQEFSKAGSASKLNTVLKEDTENTLEKVVSSVDHKGVSVVSHPIKGGVVDGVERFNKHVPVDLMVLSPHSNSVRDEVYLGNTTGKLVKSTNIPAFIVPENETFKQPSQILMAFKNGNFDKKRHLEPLKKMQKHFGTEIQLLHVETPESDDKMKNVSDDLKEMSASYKTTSNATTYQGVLEHFQSVNPDIVCVVRRKRGFFKKLWEKNVVLKKEFFTPKPLLILRVQE, from the coding sequence ATGAAAAATATTCTTGTTCCTATAGGTTCATCAAAGAGTGCGGTTAACACACTTCAATATGCAATAGATCTTGCTCAAGAGGTAGATGCAAATGTGTATGTTATCTCAGTGTTTCAAGAATTTTCTAAGGCAGGAAGCGCCTCAAAGTTAAACACCGTTCTTAAAGAAGATACAGAAAACACACTAGAGAAAGTGGTAAGTAGTGTAGATCATAAAGGAGTCTCTGTAGTGTCACATCCTATAAAAGGTGGAGTGGTAGATGGTGTAGAGCGTTTTAATAAACACGTACCTGTAGATCTTATGGTACTCTCACCGCACAGTAACTCTGTACGTGACGAGGTCTATCTTGGTAATACCACTGGAAAGCTAGTAAAGAGTACTAATATACCAGCCTTCATAGTGCCAGAAAACGAAACCTTTAAACAGCCATCTCAAATACTTATGGCTTTTAAAAATGGAAACTTTGATAAAAAACGTCATCTAGAACCGCTTAAAAAAATGCAAAAGCATTTTGGCACAGAGATTCAACTTTTGCACGTTGAGACACCAGAGAGTGACGATAAGATGAAAAACGTATCTGACGACCTTAAGGAGATGAGTGCATCTTATAAGACCACCTCAAACGCAACTACCTATCAAGGTGTACTTGAACATTTTCAGTCTGTAAACCCAGATATAGTTTGTGTGGTGCGTAGGAAGAGAGGTTTCTTTAAAAAACTCTGGGAAAAAAATGTAGTACTCAAAAAAGAGTTCTTTACACCTAAACCACTACTCATTTTAAGAGTTCAAGAGTAA
- a CDS encoding GNAT family N-acetyltransferase encodes MIVKAKKIDIPEILALTRACAKSMIEKGIYQWNEHYPSAAAFEQDIDREELCVLKKDGAIIGTIVVSIIMDKEYEDVEWLTQSQGNIYIHRLAVHPDMQGKGYARKMMNYAHQFAQQAGAPSIRLDTFSQNKRNQQFYEARGYKRLGNIYFPKQSNDPFYCYERII; translated from the coding sequence GTGATTGTAAAGGCAAAAAAAATAGACATCCCAGAGATACTTGCGCTTACTAGAGCGTGCGCAAAATCTATGATTGAAAAAGGCATCTATCAATGGAATGAGCATTATCCTAGTGCCGCCGCTTTTGAGCAAGATATAGACCGTGAGGAACTCTGTGTTTTAAAAAAAGACGGAGCTATCATAGGGACCATCGTGGTATCTATCATTATGGATAAAGAGTATGAAGATGTTGAATGGTTAACTCAATCTCAAGGTAATATCTACATACATAGACTAGCCGTACATCCAGATATGCAGGGTAAGGGTTATGCTAGAAAAATGATGAACTATGCACATCAATTTGCACAACAAGCTGGAGCACCTTCTATACGGCTCGACACCTTCTCGCAAAATAAGCGCAATCAACAATTTTATGAAGCTCGCGGTTATAAAAGACTGGGTAATATCTATTTTCCAAAGCAAAGTAATGATCCCTTCTATTGTTATGAGCGCATTATATAA
- a CDS encoding MATE family efflux transporter — translation MAGIAEPVLSSTDAAVVGNIAENSVEALAAVGIVGSFLSMLIWILGQTRSAISAIISQNLGAGKLEDIKVLPAQAIYFNIILSIIVLGSTYFFVKEIFMLLNAKGLVLSLSIDYYNIRVWGFPLTLFTFAVFGIFRGLQNTFWPMIVAIIGASLNIGLDFMLVYGIDDIIEPMGVKGAAWASLAAQAVMAILALALLLIKTDVSLRLRLPLHPEIKRLISMSLNLFIRSFSLNVALVLAVREATAISDETVAAHTIVANIWLFTAFFIDGYGAAGNLLSGRLLGAKDYPNLWLLTKRVVKYNLVVAVFLMIICAILYKPMGLLFSNDDAVLIVFYGVFFMVIVMQPINAIAFTLDSIFKGLGEMGWLRNTLLVATFLGFVPVLYISKYTGWGILGIWCAFMVWMLFRAGMLIYFYKKKYYRLAIK, via the coding sequence ATTGCTGGTATTGCAGAGCCTGTACTCTCTAGCACAGACGCTGCAGTAGTAGGCAACATTGCAGAAAATAGTGTGGAGGCACTCGCAGCTGTAGGTATTGTAGGTTCTTTTCTCTCTATGCTTATATGGATACTAGGGCAAACACGTAGCGCCATTTCTGCCATAATATCTCAAAACCTAGGTGCTGGAAAGCTTGAAGATATTAAAGTATTACCTGCACAGGCTATTTACTTTAATATCATTCTATCTATCATTGTTTTAGGGAGTACATACTTCTTTGTAAAAGAGATTTTTATGCTACTTAATGCAAAGGGGTTGGTGTTATCTTTAAGTATAGACTATTATAATATACGCGTGTGGGGTTTCCCGCTTACACTGTTCACCTTTGCCGTGTTTGGAATTTTTAGAGGGTTACAAAATACCTTCTGGCCTATGATTGTGGCTATTATAGGCGCCTCTCTTAACATAGGTCTTGACTTTATGCTCGTATACGGTATAGACGATATTATTGAGCCTATGGGGGTTAAGGGTGCTGCCTGGGCAAGTCTCGCAGCACAGGCTGTAATGGCCATACTAGCGCTAGCGCTTTTACTTATAAAGACAGACGTTTCTCTTAGACTACGATTACCGCTACACCCTGAGATTAAAAGACTTATCTCGATGAGTCTTAACCTCTTTATAAGATCATTTTCTCTCAATGTAGCTCTTGTACTTGCTGTACGTGAGGCGACCGCAATAAGTGATGAGACAGTAGCTGCCCACACCATTGTGGCAAATATATGGCTCTTTACAGCATTCTTTATAGATGGCTATGGAGCGGCTGGCAACCTATTAAGCGGTAGATTGCTAGGCGCAAAAGACTACCCTAACCTCTGGTTACTCACAAAACGAGTTGTAAAATATAACCTGGTTGTTGCTGTTTTCTTGATGATTATCTGCGCCATTCTATACAAACCTATGGGCTTACTCTTTAGTAATGACGATGCAGTACTTATCGTATTTTATGGCGTATTTTTTATGGTGATTGTAATGCAACCTATTAACGCTATTGCCTTTACTTTAGACTCAATTTTTAAGGGTCTAGGAGAAATGGGGTGGTTACGTAACACACTTCTTGTGGCCACATTTTTAGGCTTTGTGCCCGTGCTTTATATAAGTAAATACACGGGGTGGGGTATTTTGGGAATATGGTGTGCCTTTATGGTCTGGATGCTTTTTAGGGCAGGGATGCTCATTTACTTTTACAAGAAAAAGTATTACCGACTAGCCATAAAATAA
- a CDS encoding cation:proton antiporter — translation MLELAGIIILGIIAQWAAWRLKLPAILPLLLIGLFVGPVSTLISEDGTKWIEPIWNGEEGLFPGESLYYFVSLAISIILFEGGLTLKRDEIRNVGPVITKLISIGSLVTFIGAGLAAYWIFGLSLQISLLFSGLIIVTGPTVISPILRNVPVKRDISTVLKWEGILIDPIGALVAVLMYEFISVGEGAAFTKTALVEFGKIVLFGSTFGFTFAHALAFIVKRKLVPHYLMNVFTLAAVLGVFVMSDQFAHESGLLAVVVMGMVLGNINLPNIKELLYFKESLSVLLISVLFILLSANMNLVDLELLYRWETLALFLVVVFIVRPIGVFLSTWGSDLQTNAKLFISWVGPRGIVAAGIASLFGSKLLIKGEPGAEYITPLVFMIVLGTVLLNATTARLFAKAVGVFLVKSEGILIVGASEMPRLIAKYLQKNGRHVVLLDSNTNHIRIAKEAGLMAMQANIYSDDLTDDVELSDIGYLMSLTGNSDINKYAINRFRKQFGENGAYRLISKREMDNIAQLPKEGLFSATDDFINMTEVTRQYPTISEVPISTKEEYSKVAKIITDDDEMIPLFVKQKDGTIHIIGSFVQELDVKSFQGSHIVYLGKPFDEALLDTQKDSDKKVEEPLEKE, via the coding sequence GGAATGGAGAAGAAGGATTATTCCCGGGAGAGAGCCTGTACTACTTTGTCTCGCTAGCGATATCAATTATACTTTTTGAGGGCGGACTTACCTTAAAGCGTGACGAAATAAGAAATGTAGGCCCAGTAATTACAAAGCTTATCTCTATAGGAAGTCTCGTGACTTTTATAGGAGCTGGTCTTGCTGCCTACTGGATTTTTGGACTAAGCTTACAGATATCATTACTTTTTTCTGGATTAATCATTGTAACCGGACCCACAGTAATATCACCTATATTAAGAAATGTACCCGTAAAGCGTGATATCTCTACCGTTCTTAAATGGGAAGGGATTCTTATAGATCCTATAGGAGCCCTTGTGGCGGTACTTATGTATGAGTTTATATCTGTAGGGGAGGGCGCTGCTTTTACAAAAACGGCGCTGGTTGAGTTTGGAAAAATCGTACTTTTTGGTAGCACTTTTGGGTTTACGTTTGCACACGCGCTAGCGTTTATTGTAAAAAGAAAGCTAGTACCACACTACTTGATGAATGTTTTTACACTCGCGGCAGTACTAGGTGTATTTGTGATGTCAGACCAGTTTGCTCACGAGTCTGGACTGCTAGCCGTAGTTGTAATGGGGATGGTATTAGGTAATATAAACCTACCTAATATAAAAGAGTTACTTTACTTCAAAGAGTCACTTAGTGTACTACTTATATCAGTACTATTTATTTTGCTATCGGCAAATATGAACCTTGTAGACCTTGAGTTACTATATAGATGGGAGACACTGGCATTATTTCTTGTTGTGGTATTTATAGTAAGACCCATAGGGGTTTTCTTGAGTACTTGGGGCTCAGACTTACAGACTAATGCAAAGCTTTTTATCTCTTGGGTGGGTCCACGCGGTATTGTAGCGGCAGGTATTGCTTCCCTTTTTGGGTCAAAACTTCTTATTAAAGGAGAGCCTGGTGCAGAGTATATCACACCACTTGTATTTATGATTGTACTGGGGACGGTACTTCTTAACGCGACAACGGCTAGGCTATTTGCTAAGGCAGTAGGCGTATTTTTAGTAAAATCTGAAGGAATACTTATAGTAGGTGCCTCAGAAATGCCACGTCTTATTGCTAAGTATCTTCAAAAAAATGGACGCCACGTAGTCTTGCTTGATAGCAACACAAACCACATACGTATCGCAAAAGAGGCAGGGCTTATGGCAATGCAGGCTAATATTTACTCAGACGATCTTACAGATGACGTAGAGCTAAGCGATATAGGATATCTAATGTCACTTACAGGTAATAGCGATATCAATAAGTATGCGATAAACCGTTTTAGAAAACAATTTGGAGAAAACGGAGCGTACCGTCTCATCTCAAAAAGAGAGATGGACAACATAGCACAGTTACCTAAAGAAGGTCTCTTCTCTGCAACAGATGATTTTATAAATATGACTGAGGTCACAAGGCAGTATCCTACCATAAGTGAAGTGCCTATTTCTACAAAAGAAGAGTACTCAAAAGTGGCAAAAATTATTACAGATGATGATGAGATGATTCCTCTTTTTGTAAAACAGAAGGATGGAACCATACATATTATAGGGTCATTTGTACAAGAGCTTGATGTTAAGTCTTTCCAGGGGAGCCATATTGTTTATTTAGGAAAACCTTTTGATGAAGCATTGCTTGACACTCAAAAAGACAGTGATAAAAAGGTAGAGGAACCTTTAGAAAAGGAATAG